In Aequorivita sp. H23M31, a single window of DNA contains:
- a CDS encoding M3 family metallopeptidase: protein MRKAIPFLMLAVLISACNNSKETKLNDDDNMSERSNPLLVESTLPYYAPDFSKIKDEDFEPAMLEGIAQQKKAIDEITSNPEEPTFENTVVALEKSGELLDRSSQIFGALGSANTNDALQAIDDRMAPKFAAQQDAIYLNDKLFQRFKTLYNKRESLNLDPESLKLLENYYEDFEIAGANLSAEDKKTLSDYNGRLATLTTKFGKTLLAANNAGAVTFNDKEELAGVSEDVLKSRANEDGKGWTIPLQNTTQQPLLQSMDNRASREKLFKAAWMRADGGANDTRDLVKEIVELRAQKAKLLGFDNYAAWSLQKTMAKTPAHVNKFFEGLIPAGTAKAQAESDEIQKMIKAQGEDFTLEPWDWNYYAEMVRKEKYDLDEEQIKPYFELKTVLEKGVFFAATQLYGITFKERTDIPVYQDDVLVYELFEENGDQLGLFYADFFARPSKRGGAWMSNFVTQSKLYNKKPVIYNVCNFPKPSDGNPALLTFDEVTTMFHEFGHALHGFFADQQYPSLSGTSVARDFVEFPSQFNENWALYPEVLKNYAVHYETGEQIPQELISKIKKSGTFNQGYSITENLASSNLDMQWHTIPSTKKIDDVDAFEKEALHKTKLDVVHAVPPRYRSTYFAHIFAGGYAAGYYSYLWTEMLDHDAYNWFEENGGMTRENGQRFRDMVLSRGNTQDLEKMYKAWRGADPKIGPLLKARGLK from the coding sequence ATGAGAAAAGCAATCCCTTTTTTAATGCTGGCTGTTTTAATTTCAGCCTGCAACAATTCGAAAGAAACCAAATTAAACGATGATGACAATATGAGTGAAAGAAGCAATCCACTTCTCGTAGAAAGTACTTTGCCCTATTACGCTCCCGATTTTTCCAAAATAAAGGATGAGGATTTTGAGCCGGCAATGCTCGAAGGAATAGCACAGCAGAAAAAGGCAATAGATGAAATAACCAGCAACCCCGAAGAACCTACTTTTGAAAACACTGTTGTTGCATTAGAAAAGAGTGGGGAACTACTTGATAGGTCTTCCCAAATTTTTGGGGCACTGGGTTCTGCCAATACAAATGATGCTCTCCAAGCTATTGATGACAGGATGGCTCCAAAATTTGCCGCCCAACAGGATGCAATTTATCTTAACGATAAATTATTTCAGCGTTTTAAAACTCTGTATAATAAGAGAGAATCCTTAAACCTTGATCCAGAATCATTAAAGCTTCTTGAGAATTATTACGAAGATTTTGAAATTGCTGGAGCAAATCTTTCCGCAGAAGATAAAAAGACTTTATCTGATTACAACGGAAGGCTAGCGACACTTACCACCAAATTTGGAAAAACACTTTTGGCAGCAAATAATGCCGGTGCAGTTACTTTCAATGATAAAGAAGAGCTAGCAGGAGTTTCTGAAGATGTTCTAAAATCCAGGGCAAACGAAGATGGTAAGGGATGGACAATTCCTCTGCAGAATACCACGCAACAACCGTTGTTGCAATCCATGGATAACAGAGCAAGCCGAGAAAAACTTTTTAAGGCCGCTTGGATGAGGGCAGATGGAGGGGCAAATGATACTAGAGATCTGGTAAAGGAAATTGTCGAGTTGCGCGCCCAGAAAGCCAAGTTGCTTGGATTTGATAATTATGCAGCTTGGAGCCTTCAAAAAACAATGGCAAAGACGCCAGCGCATGTTAATAAATTCTTTGAAGGTCTAATTCCCGCGGGAACTGCGAAGGCTCAGGCAGAGTCTGATGAGATCCAAAAAATGATCAAAGCACAAGGAGAGGATTTTACCTTAGAGCCTTGGGATTGGAACTATTATGCCGAAATGGTTCGAAAAGAAAAATACGATCTCGATGAAGAACAGATCAAACCTTATTTCGAATTAAAAACCGTTCTTGAAAAAGGGGTGTTCTTCGCAGCCACCCAGTTATATGGAATTACTTTTAAAGAAAGAACAGATATTCCTGTTTATCAAGATGATGTTTTGGTGTACGAACTTTTTGAGGAAAATGGCGACCAGCTCGGGCTCTTTTATGCCGATTTCTTTGCTAGACCCAGCAAAAGGGGAGGAGCGTGGATGTCCAATTTTGTTACCCAATCTAAACTTTACAATAAGAAGCCTGTAATTTACAACGTGTGTAATTTCCCAAAGCCTTCAGACGGTAATCCTGCTTTATTAACTTTTGATGAAGTGACAACTATGTTCCATGAATTTGGCCATGCCCTTCACGGATTTTTCGCCGATCAACAATATCCTTCACTCTCTGGAACTTCCGTAGCTCGTGATTTTGTGGAGTTCCCTTCACAGTTTAATGAGAATTGGGCACTTTATCCAGAGGTATTGAAAAACTATGCAGTTCATTATGAAACTGGAGAGCAAATTCCCCAGGAGCTGATTTCAAAAATCAAAAAATCCGGCACTTTTAATCAGGGCTATAGTATTACCGAAAACTTGGCTTCATCCAATTTGGATATGCAGTGGCACACAATTCCAAGTACAAAAAAGATTGATGATGTGGATGCTTTTGAAAAAGAAGCGCTTCATAAAACAAAATTGGATGTTGTACACGCTGTACCACCGCGTTACCGATCTACTTACTTTGCGCATATTTTTGCAGGCGGCTATGCTGCTGGATATTATTCCTACCTATGGACAGAAATGCTGGACCACGACGCCTATAACTGGTTTGAAGAAAATGGTGGAATGACTCGCGAAAATGGACAACGTTTCCGGGATATGGTACTTTCTCGTGGGAACACCCAGGACCTTGAAAAAATGTACAAAGCTTGGCGAGGAGCAGATCCTAAGATTGGACCTTTGTTGAAAGCAAGAGGATTAAAGTAG
- a CDS encoding uracil-DNA glycosylase family protein: MFHHIHPYSPYIPKTATKLIVGTLPPPRFTTGELKEKDVDFCYGSGDGQLWVILDKIFDLNLKFETTAEAIAQREHFLITRGIGICDMVASAKREKIDATDIGMKHVKLRDLIKVLQKHPKIDTLLFTGGNSKNGPEYFFRKNLKDYDIKMKVISSKPPRIHSFHLPNSERLIKTVSLIAPSGSANRAVGSMELYKKMKAENPDFNVIDFRVMQYREFF, translated from the coding sequence TTGTTTCACCACATCCACCCATATTCCCCTTACATTCCCAAGACTGCAACAAAGCTCATTGTAGGCACCCTCCCGCCGCCCCGTTTTACTACTGGGGAATTAAAGGAAAAAGATGTTGATTTCTGTTATGGGAGTGGCGACGGGCAGTTATGGGTCATTTTGGATAAGATCTTTGATCTTAACCTGAAATTTGAAACTACTGCGGAAGCCATAGCCCAACGAGAACATTTTCTTATTACCAGAGGAATCGGAATTTGCGATATGGTGGCATCGGCAAAGCGTGAAAAGATAGATGCGACGGATATAGGAATGAAACATGTAAAACTTCGGGATTTAATTAAAGTGCTTCAAAAACATCCAAAAATCGATACGCTATTATTTACAGGCGGAAATAGCAAAAACGGTCCAGAGTATTTCTTCAGAAAAAATTTAAAGGATTATGATATTAAAATGAAAGTAATTTCCAGCAAACCACCAAGGATACATTCTTTTCACTTACCCAACTCCGAAAGATTGATTAAGACCGTTTCTTTAATCGCTCCCTCTGGCTCAGCGAATAGAGCAGTTGGAAGCATGGAGCTCTACAAAAAAATGAAAGCTGAAAACCCGGATTTTAATGTAATTGATTTTAGAGTCATGCAGTATAGGGAGTTTTTTTGA
- a CDS encoding HipA family kinase, which translates to MSNNKIELRTINVTRYITPLREGGSLPALAEGNDDFKYVLKFRGAGHGVKALIAELLGGEIARTLGLRVPELVFANLDEAFGRSEGDEEIQDLLKGSQGLNLALHFLSGALTFDPVVTQIDEEPASKIVWLDAFTTNIDRTVKNTNMLIWHKELWLIDHGATFYFHHSWDNWEKAAKSPFPYIKDHVLLPQASKVDELNDEMISLLNDEKLKEITDLIPVDWMQWEDSDLTPEEIRNVYLQFLILRRDSAQNFVTQIRDARKTLV; encoded by the coding sequence ATGTCAAATAACAAAATAGAACTTCGAACGATAAACGTTACCCGATATATCACCCCGCTGCGGGAAGGTGGTTCGCTGCCTGCTCTGGCAGAAGGAAACGACGATTTTAAATATGTTTTAAAATTTCGTGGAGCGGGTCATGGGGTGAAAGCTTTAATCGCGGAATTATTGGGTGGTGAAATAGCTCGAACCTTAGGATTACGAGTTCCCGAACTGGTTTTTGCAAACTTGGATGAAGCTTTTGGAAGAAGTGAGGGCGATGAAGAAATCCAAGATTTATTGAAGGGAAGCCAAGGTTTAAATCTTGCTCTTCATTTTCTTTCCGGCGCACTTACATTTGATCCGGTTGTAACTCAAATCGATGAAGAACCGGCGTCCAAAATTGTCTGGTTGGATGCATTTACGACCAATATAGACCGCACAGTGAAAAATACGAATATGCTTATTTGGCATAAGGAACTATGGCTGATTGACCACGGCGCTACCTTCTATTTCCACCATTCTTGGGACAATTGGGAAAAAGCCGCAAAAAGTCCATTTCCATATATTAAAGATCACGTTTTATTGCCACAAGCTTCGAAGGTGGATGAATTAAATGATGAGATGATTTCGCTTCTAAATGATGAAAAATTAAAAGAAATCACTGATCTCATTCCAGTTGATTGGATGCAATGGGAAGATTCCGATTTAACTCCAGAAGAAATCCGAAATGTGTATTTGCAATTTCTAATTCTTCGAAGAGACAGTGCCCAAAACTTTGTAACACAGATTCGCGATGCCCGGAAAACACTTGTATGA
- the yaaA gene encoding peroxide stress protein YaaA — protein sequence MKIVISPAKTLDYKSKLPTTRATQPQFLEKAELINNKLQRKSKKAISELMDISDKLAELNYHRYKEFSTPFTRQNARPAIYAFAGDVYTGLDAYTIPTDKIDLLQDSLRILSGMYGILRPLDLMQPYRLEMGTKLAVDRKKNLYAFWKNTLTDSLNKELKEGELFLNLASVEYFSAIDSKRLKVPVIAPVFKDFKNGELKIISFFAKKARGSMTRFAIDNDISTLDEVKAFNYEGYGYSEEYTEKENEPVFIR from the coding sequence ATGAAAATAGTAATTTCTCCAGCGAAGACGTTGGATTATAAAAGCAAACTTCCTACTACAAGAGCTACCCAACCTCAATTTTTGGAGAAAGCTGAATTGATAAACAACAAACTCCAACGCAAAAGCAAAAAAGCAATTTCAGAGTTAATGGATATCAGTGATAAGTTAGCCGAACTGAATTATCATCGATATAAGGAATTCAGTACACCTTTTACCAGGCAGAACGCCAGACCTGCCATTTATGCCTTCGCTGGAGATGTTTATACAGGATTGGATGCTTATACAATTCCTACCGATAAAATAGATCTTCTGCAAGATTCCTTGCGTATTCTCTCTGGGATGTACGGAATTCTTCGTCCGTTGGACCTGATGCAACCCTATCGATTGGAAATGGGAACCAAGCTTGCTGTAGATCGAAAAAAGAACTTGTATGCATTTTGGAAAAATACGCTGACCGATTCCTTGAATAAGGAATTAAAAGAGGGCGAGCTATTTTTAAATCTTGCCAGCGTAGAATATTTTAGCGCAATTGATTCAAAAAGATTAAAAGTTCCCGTAATTGCTCCGGTTTTTAAGGATTTTAAAAACGGTGAACTAAAAATCATTTCCTTTTTCGCCAAAAAAGCCCGGGGAAGTATGACCCGGTTTGCCATAGATAATGATATATCAACTTTAGATGAGGTTAAAGCTTTTAATTATGAAGGTTATGGCTATAGCGAAGAATATACCGAGAAGGAAAATGAACCTGTTTTTATAAGGTAA
- a CDS encoding potassium/proton antiporter, giving the protein MNLTIENILLIGSLLLFISIIAGKTSYKFGVPTLVLFLAIGMLAGEDGIGGITFNDPQIAQLVGVVALNFILFSGGLDTDWKAVKPIWKEGLVLATLGVLLTAVSLGMFVYFITDFTIFESLLLGSIVSSTDAAAVFSILRSKNLALRANLRPTLELESGSNDPMAYVLTIAFLGLVVHQDQSWTSIIPLFFQQMIIGTIAGFGFGRLSKIIINRIKLDFEGLYPVLVIALMFITFSVTDAVGGNGFLAIYIAAVYLGNKYLIHKKTILKMFDGLAWLMQIVLFLTLGLLVLPTQILPVIGIGLVISLFLILVSRPLSVFISLIPFKMKMRRRFYISWVGLRGAVPIVFATYPLLAGIEKANMIFNIVFFIALTSILIQGTSLSMVAKWLNVSIPSADKILTPSEKFLEEHPKTEMREIGIGNTNKAVGKMIVDIEFPKSAIIAMIKRDNKYLTPNGSTVINSDDVLIVLSESKKGMKKVYKALGIKEYAV; this is encoded by the coding sequence TTGAATCTAACCATAGAGAACATTCTGCTTATTGGTTCTTTATTGCTTTTTATAAGCATTATTGCCGGTAAAACTTCTTATAAATTTGGCGTTCCCACCTTGGTGCTTTTCTTAGCTATTGGAATGTTGGCGGGAGAAGATGGTATTGGTGGTATTACTTTTAACGATCCACAGATTGCCCAACTTGTGGGGGTGGTTGCATTAAACTTTATATTATTCTCCGGTGGATTGGATACCGATTGGAAGGCGGTAAAACCTATATGGAAAGAAGGACTTGTCCTAGCCACTCTCGGTGTCTTGCTGACGGCCGTGTCGCTTGGAATGTTTGTGTATTTTATCACCGATTTTACAATTTTCGAAAGTCTGTTGCTTGGTAGTATCGTTTCCTCAACAGATGCAGCGGCGGTATTTTCTATTTTGCGTTCCAAAAATCTGGCACTCCGTGCTAATCTGCGACCCACTTTGGAGCTGGAAAGTGGAAGTAACGATCCTATGGCTTATGTGCTTACCATTGCCTTTTTGGGATTGGTGGTGCACCAAGATCAGAGCTGGACCTCTATAATTCCTCTGTTTTTTCAACAGATGATTATTGGTACGATTGCCGGCTTTGGATTTGGGCGACTTAGCAAAATTATTATCAACCGAATAAAACTGGACTTCGAAGGGTTATATCCGGTTCTGGTTATCGCCTTAATGTTTATAACATTTTCGGTGACCGATGCCGTAGGTGGAAATGGATTTTTGGCGATTTATATCGCGGCAGTTTATTTGGGCAACAAATACCTTATCCACAAAAAGACGATATTAAAAATGTTTGATGGACTGGCCTGGCTTATGCAGATTGTACTGTTCCTTACCTTGGGACTTTTGGTATTGCCAACCCAAATTTTACCAGTAATCGGCATTGGTCTCGTAATCTCTTTATTTCTCATACTGGTTTCCAGACCCTTAAGCGTATTTATTAGTTTGATTCCCTTCAAAATGAAAATGCGACGTCGTTTTTATATTTCGTGGGTGGGATTAAGAGGCGCGGTGCCGATTGTATTTGCTACTTATCCTTTACTTGCGGGAATTGAAAAAGCGAATATGATTTTCAACATAGTATTCTTTATTGCTCTTACTTCCATTTTGATTCAGGGTACCTCTCTATCGATGGTGGCAAAATGGCTTAATGTAAGTATCCCCAGCGCCGATAAAATTCTTACTCCTTCGGAAAAATTCTTGGAAGAACATCCTAAAACCGAAATGCGAGAAATAGGAATAGGTAATACCAATAAAGCAGTGGGCAAGATGATAGTAGATATAGAGTTCCCTAAATCAGCCATTATCGCCATGATAAAAAGAGATAATAAATATCTTACTCCAAATGGAAGTACCGTCATCAATAGCGATGATGTTTTGATTGTACTCTCGGAATCCAAAAAAGGAATGAAAAAAGTTTATAAAGCGCTGGGTATTAAAGAATATGCCGTTTAA